The sequence CTCAGAACACAAAAAACGACTCGATATCACCTTGCCTCGTACCTATGCCGATATCGATACCCTCCTCGAAGTTGCCCAAAATAAAAAAGGGGTTCAAGTAGACTTGAGTTTTGAGGGGCAAAGCTTTATCTTCTTTTTGACACGCTAAAATGTCAAAAAGATTTAAAAGGTATTTTCATGCTTGTTGCCCCTAGTGTCCTCTCTGCCGATTTTGGTAATTTAGCGCGCGACGTTCGTGCCATTTGTGATGCGGGATGCGATTTAGTCCATGTTGATGTGATGGATGGGCATTTTGTCCCCAACCTCACCATCGGGCCTGTTGTGGTCAGTGCAATTGCTGCAGCGGCGACCAAACCGCTCGATATCCATCTCATGGTTGAGAACAACACTTTTTTTGTCGATCTTTTCGCCCCACTCAAACCTGAATATATCACGTTCCATATTGAAGAGGAGAAACACCCTCACCGCCTCGTACAGTATATCCGCTCTCTGGGTATTAAACCGGGGATTGTCCTCAATCCTCATACTCCCGCTGAATCGGTCGAGTATCTCCTCGGTGATGTGGATATGGTTTTAGTCATGTCGGTTAATCCAGGATTCGGAGGGCAAAAATTTATCCCGACTGTTGTTGAAAAAATTGAACGTTTAAAAGCTCTTCGTGATCAAATCAACCCTGCGTGTCTCATCGAAATTGACGGTGGTGTCGGAAGCGATAATATCCAGATGCTCAAAAATGCCGGTGTCGATGTTTGTGTTGCAGGCAGCTATGTATTTGGACAAAGTGATTATAAAGCCGCTATTGAAAGTTTGAAAATCTAACATGCGGGTTAAAATTTGCGGTATCACAAATCTTGAAGATGCTTTTATAGCTATTAATGCGGGGGCTCATGCCCTTGGATTTGTATTTTATCCCGAATCACCCCGCTATATTTCTCCTAAAAATGCCCAAGAAATCATCGCAAAACTCCCTCCATTTGTCGAAAAAGTTGCCCTTTTCGTCAATGAAACACCGGAAAATATCCGCTCAATCTGTTTAGAGAGTGGCTGTACTTTAGCCCAAGTCCATTTTGATGTTGATGATGATTTTTTTAGCCACGTCAACTTCCCGACATTGCGTGTCGTGCGTGCCCAAAAGCGTGAGGACATACTGAAATATGCCGATGAATACCGTCTCATTGATGCCTACTGTGAAGTGTATGGTGGAAGTGGTAAACGGCTCAATATCGAGTGGTTTGAGGGGGTTGATTGTTCCAAAATCATCCTTGCCGGAGGGCTTGATCCTACAAATGTTGCATCTCTCATATCGTATGGATTTTATGGGGTCGATGTCAGCAGCGGTGTGGAAGCCTCCAAAGGAAAAAAAGATCCTCAAAAAGTGATTGATTTTATAAAACAGGCGAACTCCTAATGCCGTTGGATTCCAAACTCATTCACCGTCTCACCAAGCCTCAAGGTATCCAAAAAAATGAGTTTGAGCCCAAAATTGGTGACGATCTCGCAATAGAGATGCTTAAAGCACAAGGGATGAATATTATCCTTCATATGAAAGCTTACAAGTTTCAAACATCCCTCCTCTCGATAAAAGATACGCTCTTTTGTATCGTAGACGTCGAAACCAACGGTTCCAAAACAGCCCATCATCAAATCATCGAAATCGGTGCCGTCAAATTTAAAAATGGAGAAATACTTGATACTTATGAGAGCTTAGTTCGTTGTGATTCCATCTCTGAACAAATTTCTGATATTACAGGGATAACGGTCGAGCAAACGTGTGAAGCACCAGAGCTTAAAACCGTAATGCAAGAGTTTCGCCTCTTTTTAGGAGATGCAGTTTTTGTAGGCCACGATGCAAAATTTGATTATAAGTTTGTCTCGGCAATGATGGAGAGGGTAGGATTAGGAGTATTACTTAATCGTCAACTCTGCACCATCGATTTAGCAGAACGAACCTTCGAATCGGAGCGTTATGGGCTAAAATATCTCAACGAGCTCTATGATCTTCACACCGATGCAACTCACCATCGAGCACTCTCTGATGCGATTACCACCACTAAACTCTTAGAGCAGGTGTTACTGATGCTACCCGATACGATTCATACTACCGAAGAGTTGATTGCGTTTTCAAAAGAGGGAAAAAGAATGGGGCGAATAAAACCCCAAAAAGAGGTGGAAAAAGGATAATTTTATTCGCTAAATTGTCCAACACCGACAAGACGGTTATACCGTTTTTCTAATCGTTCTGCATCACTAAGCTTACGAAGCTCTTTCACTTGGGATAAAAAGTACTCTTTAACTGCTGTAACAGCACCTGCTTTATCGCGGTGCGCACCGATTAACGGTTCATCTATAACATCATCGATCAAGTCCAATGATTTTAGATCTT comes from Sulfuricurvum sp. and encodes:
- a CDS encoding phosphoribosylanthranilate isomerase; its protein translation is MRVKICGITNLEDAFIAINAGAHALGFVFYPESPRYISPKNAQEIIAKLPPFVEKVALFVNETPENIRSICLESGCTLAQVHFDVDDDFFSHVNFPTLRVVRAQKREDILKYADEYRLIDAYCEVYGGSGKRLNIEWFEGVDCSKIILAGGLDPTNVASLISYGFYGVDVSSGVEASKGKKDPQKVIDFIKQANS
- the rpe gene encoding ribulose-phosphate 3-epimerase gives rise to the protein MLVAPSVLSADFGNLARDVRAICDAGCDLVHVDVMDGHFVPNLTIGPVVVSAIAAAATKPLDIHLMVENNTFFVDLFAPLKPEYITFHIEEEKHPHRLVQYIRSLGIKPGIVLNPHTPAESVEYLLGDVDMVLVMSVNPGFGGQKFIPTVVEKIERLKALRDQINPACLIEIDGGVGSDNIQMLKNAGVDVCVAGSYVFGQSDYKAAIESLKI
- a CDS encoding 3'-5' exonuclease, with the protein product MPLDSKLIHRLTKPQGIQKNEFEPKIGDDLAIEMLKAQGMNIILHMKAYKFQTSLLSIKDTLFCIVDVETNGSKTAHHQIIEIGAVKFKNGEILDTYESLVRCDSISEQISDITGITVEQTCEAPELKTVMQEFRLFLGDAVFVGHDAKFDYKFVSAMMERVGLGVLLNRQLCTIDLAERTFESERYGLKYLNELYDLHTDATHHRALSDAITTTKLLEQVLLMLPDTIHTTEELIAFSKEGKRMGRIKPQKEVEKG